From Streptomyces sp. TLI_053, a single genomic window includes:
- a CDS encoding DoxX family membrane protein has translation MDTRTPRRPLLGGGSTGIEAGPGLNTVKVPSDPARLSSTQASFRLRLGTPVAPLIDAPAGLLSTGAAFGDPYGSQGLIRRPSVTPQVVVPVGDVSALAGAPPRRKGRVTAVTWTGEARPDDVAATRLLEAVRLGGVPAGVGGRGGGRSGGSPADADTLLVPPYGGARTVPRQPREGDGTATEGGVGPVGAPQGWTPSGELPEVSAAGAEGKQPWYPGRRVDLGLVLLPLRAVLGSLSVYAGFSKLCDPVYFDGGERGSMMRWLSSLHPWKVAEPLLAFAMAHPVGSGLVVSFTEIVVGVLTLLGLWQRLAAGAAMALSAVLLFTVSWRAVPVYDTPDLIFLAAWSPLLIAGAPFASLDGRLNLEAWRRYGAGAPAALRRRVLRRGAVVTAAVVGLTLLLGSMLGGAVRTGARPHPAPSRPATDFGTPVWPSGGPSVTPGGRTPAGSVPSPAPSRPAAPSAAATTAAPSGTPSSPKAAPATPSGKAKSSAKPETGTAPPAAPAASAPPAAPAPAGSTPAQRATPAAPAAGTGTAPKPAPSTGTGGTPSGSGASPGGSGLLGGVLGSAPLAELSGGGARGSRPEPATAT, from the coding sequence GTGGACACCAGAACACCTCGGCGCCCGCTCCTGGGCGGTGGCAGCACCGGGATAGAAGCGGGCCCCGGCCTCAACACCGTCAAGGTGCCGTCGGACCCGGCACGCCTCAGCAGCACCCAGGCGAGCTTCCGGCTCCGGCTCGGCACCCCGGTGGCGCCGCTGATCGACGCCCCGGCCGGACTGCTGTCCACCGGCGCCGCTTTCGGCGACCCGTACGGCAGCCAGGGCCTGATCCGCCGCCCGTCGGTCACCCCGCAGGTGGTCGTCCCCGTCGGCGACGTGTCGGCGCTCGCCGGGGCGCCACCGCGCCGCAAGGGGCGGGTCACCGCGGTCACCTGGACCGGCGAGGCGCGGCCGGACGACGTCGCGGCCACCCGGCTGCTGGAGGCCGTCCGGCTGGGCGGCGTCCCGGCCGGGGTCGGCGGCCGCGGCGGCGGCCGCTCCGGCGGCTCGCCGGCGGACGCGGACACCCTGCTGGTCCCGCCGTACGGCGGCGCCCGGACGGTGCCGCGCCAGCCGCGCGAGGGCGACGGCACCGCCACCGAGGGCGGCGTCGGACCGGTCGGCGCGCCGCAGGGCTGGACGCCCAGCGGTGAGCTGCCCGAGGTCTCGGCCGCCGGGGCCGAGGGCAAGCAGCCCTGGTACCCCGGCCGCCGGGTGGACCTCGGTCTGGTGCTGCTGCCGCTGCGCGCGGTGCTCGGCTCGCTCTCCGTCTACGCCGGGTTCAGCAAGCTCTGCGACCCGGTGTACTTCGACGGCGGCGAGCGCGGCTCGATGATGCGCTGGCTGTCCTCGCTGCACCCCTGGAAGGTCGCCGAGCCGCTGCTGGCCTTCGCGATGGCGCACCCGGTCGGCTCCGGTCTGGTGGTGTCGTTCACCGAGATCGTGGTCGGCGTGCTCACCCTGCTCGGGCTCTGGCAGCGGCTCGCGGCCGGGGCGGCGATGGCGCTGTCCGCCGTGCTGCTGTTCACGGTGAGCTGGCGGGCCGTGCCGGTGTACGACACGCCCGACCTGATCTTCCTGGCCGCGTGGAGCCCGCTGCTGATCGCCGGGGCGCCGTTCGCCTCGCTGGACGGGCGGCTCAACCTGGAGGCCTGGCGGCGGTACGGCGCGGGCGCGCCGGCCGCGCTGCGCCGCCGGGTGCTGCGGCGCGGCGCCGTGGTCACCGCGGCCGTGGTCGGTCTGACGCTGCTGCTCGGCTCGATGCTGGGCGGAGCGGTCCGCACCGGCGCCCGGCCGCACCCGGCGCCGTCCCGGCCCGCCACCGATTTCGGCACACCGGTCTGGCCGAGCGGCGGACCGTCGGTGACCCCCGGCGGCAGGACCCCGGCCGGATCGGTACCCTCGCCGGCCCCGTCCCGGCCGGCCGCGCCGAGTGCCGCGGCCACCACCGCCGCGCCGTCCGGCACGCCGTCCTCGCCGAAGGCGGCCCCGGCCACCCCGAGCGGCAAGGCGAAGTCCTCGGCGAAGCCGGAGACCGGCACGGCCCCGCCGGCCGCTCCGGCGGCCTCCGCGCCGCCGGCCGCGCCCGCCCCGGCCGGGTCGACACCCGCGCAGCGCGCCACGCCCGCGGCCCCGGCGGCCGGGACCGGGACGGCGCCGAAGCCGGCCCCGAGCACCGGGACCGGCGGTACCCCGAGCGGGTCCGGCGCCTCCCCGGGCGGTTCGGGACTGCTGGGCGGGGTGCTGGGCAGCGCGCCGCTGGCCGAGCTGTCCGGCGGCGGCGCCCGCGGCTCCCGTCCGGAGCCGGCCACGGCGACCTGA
- a CDS encoding nucleotidyltransferase family protein, whose product MTADSGPTAAPQPAPAIGPVPVTQAVILAGGQGSRLRPYTDDRPKPLVEIPGTGIPILGHQLAWLAAEGVTDAVISCGHLADVLEDWLDRAELPLRVRTVVEAEPLGRGGGLKYAAKALPRPDEPWYATNGDIWTRFSLRDMAAFHHERDAVATLALARPRIPWGAVETDQFGNVLDFIEAPPSPFLINAGLYVFGPDFAELLPDVGDHERTTFPQLARSKRLAGYQLPQGVYWRAIDTAKDLTEAAKELAGGAGRAPQ is encoded by the coding sequence ATGACCGCTGACTCCGGCCCCACGGCCGCTCCCCAGCCCGCTCCCGCCATCGGCCCGGTGCCGGTGACCCAGGCCGTCATCCTGGCCGGCGGCCAGGGCTCCCGGCTGCGCCCCTACACGGACGACCGCCCCAAGCCGCTGGTCGAGATCCCGGGCACGGGCATCCCGATCCTGGGCCACCAGCTCGCCTGGCTGGCCGCCGAGGGCGTCACCGACGCGGTCATCTCCTGCGGCCACCTGGCCGACGTGCTGGAGGACTGGCTCGACCGGGCCGAACTGCCGCTGCGGGTCCGCACGGTGGTCGAGGCCGAGCCGCTCGGCCGGGGCGGCGGCCTCAAGTACGCCGCCAAGGCGCTGCCCCGCCCCGACGAACCCTGGTACGCCACCAACGGCGACATCTGGACCAGGTTCAGCCTGCGCGACATGGCCGCCTTCCACCACGAGCGGGACGCCGTCGCGACGCTCGCGCTGGCCCGGCCGCGGATCCCGTGGGGCGCGGTGGAGACCGACCAGTTCGGCAACGTCCTCGACTTCATCGAGGCCCCGCCCTCGCCGTTCCTCATCAACGCCGGCCTCTACGTCTTCGGCCCGGACTTCGCCGAGCTGCTGCCGGACGTGGGCGACCACGAGCGGACCACCTTCCCGCAGCTGGCCCGCAGCAAGCGGCTGGCCGGCTACCAACTGCCGCAGGGCGTCTACTGGCGGGCCATCGACACCGCGAAGGACCTCACCGAGGCCGCCAAGGAGCTCGCCGGGGGCGCCGGCCGCGCCCCGCAGTAG
- the ugpC gene encoding sn-glycerol-3-phosphate ABC transporter ATP-binding protein UgpC, with product MASVTFDQATRVYPGATTPSVDALDLQIEHGEFLVLVGPSGCGKSTSLRMLAGLEDVNSGAIRIGDRDVTHLPPKDRDIAMVFQNYALYPHMTVAENMGFALKIAGVNKSEIRTKVEEAAKILDLTDYLDRKPKALSGGQRQRVAMGRAIVREPQVFLMDEPLSNLDAKLRVSTRTQIAGLQRRLGITTVYVTHDQTEALTMGDRVAVLKGGVLQQVDTPRNMYDRPSNLFVAGFIGSPAMNLVEVPLVDGGVKFGGSVVNISREDLAGAGSDKNVTVGIRPEHFEIVPGGGIEGVAVTVNVVEELGSDGFVYGTTKIGGEDKDLVVRVHGRQIPARGETIHVVPVANETHVFSSSTGARLSS from the coding sequence ATGGCTTCTGTGACGTTCGACCAGGCGACCCGTGTCTACCCCGGGGCGACCACCCCCTCGGTCGACGCCCTGGACCTGCAGATCGAGCACGGCGAGTTCCTCGTCCTGGTCGGCCCCTCCGGTTGCGGCAAGTCCACCAGCCTCCGCATGCTGGCCGGGCTCGAGGACGTCAACAGCGGCGCCATCCGCATCGGCGACCGCGACGTGACCCACCTGCCGCCGAAGGACCGGGACATCGCGATGGTGTTCCAGAACTACGCGCTGTACCCGCACATGACCGTCGCGGAGAACATGGGCTTCGCGCTCAAGATCGCGGGCGTCAACAAGTCCGAGATCCGCACCAAGGTCGAAGAGGCCGCCAAGATCCTCGACCTCACCGACTACCTGGACCGCAAGCCGAAGGCGCTCTCCGGCGGCCAGCGCCAGCGTGTCGCGATGGGCCGCGCGATCGTCCGCGAGCCCCAGGTCTTCCTGATGGACGAGCCGCTGTCCAACCTGGACGCCAAGCTCCGCGTCTCGACCCGCACCCAGATCGCCGGCCTGCAGCGCCGCCTGGGCATCACCACCGTCTACGTGACCCACGACCAGACCGAGGCGCTCACCATGGGCGACCGCGTCGCGGTCCTCAAGGGCGGCGTCCTGCAGCAGGTCGACACCCCGCGCAACATGTACGACCGGCCGTCCAACCTCTTCGTGGCCGGCTTCATCGGCTCGCCCGCGATGAACCTGGTCGAGGTGCCGCTGGTGGACGGCGGCGTGAAGTTCGGCGGCTCGGTCGTCAACATCTCCCGCGAGGACCTGGCCGGCGCCGGCTCCGACAAGAACGTGACCGTGGGCATCCGTCCCGAGCACTTCGAGATCGTCCCCGGCGGCGGCATCGAGGGCGTCGCGGTCACCGTCAACGTGGTCGAGGAGCTCGGCTCGGACGGCTTCGTCTACGGCACCACCAAGATCGGCGGCGAGGACAAGGACCTGGTCGTCCGCGTGCACGGCCGCCAGATCCCGGCCCGCGGCGAGACGATCCACGTCGTGCCCGTCGCCAACGAGACCCACGTGTTCTCCAGCAGCACCGGCGCCCGCCTCTCCAGCTGA
- a CDS encoding PKD domain-containing protein: MRSTRTVGAAVLAVSALGGLPLAAPAHAESSLQPNLTVNVFRPGYAEADRPLRAVASTGGPAESADPVVANTLDFGDGTVVNAAEAPQSSYSHDYARAGTYTVTRTITDDKGRTGTVSRSVTVGSSYVPLYYPTRYLDTRTGQGAPVGQLGPRGVLKLQVTGVNGVTGVPTDRPVTAVMLNLTVTNATEPTHVTAFAGGEVPTASNVNAVPGRDVANAVLVPLAEDGSVSFYNNAGEADLVVDILGYYTPEPRSASVRLGTTRNAVRVLDTRTGTGGHPRPLAAGELMTTKVHGPGLLPTDARIAVVNLTATEGTASSYITVAPANAHPTTSSLNFAVGQTVANHLSAPVNANGTITYYNHVGEVNLLTDIQGYYASAISNADVKPVVVTAPTRVVDTRVSHGALGERETLKVKVKGVGGVPDGVSAVMVNLTATNATQDSWLKVSMPGSDWTDASNVNVTPGATVPNVALVPVDSEGFIEVYNNAGSTDVVVDLQGYTA, encoded by the coding sequence GTGCGTAGTACACGTACCGTCGGTGCTGCTGTCCTTGCTGTTTCGGCCCTCGGCGGGCTGCCGCTGGCGGCACCCGCCCATGCCGAGTCGTCGTTGCAGCCGAATCTGACGGTCAACGTCTTCCGTCCCGGGTACGCGGAGGCGGACCGGCCGCTCCGGGCGGTCGCGAGCACGGGCGGGCCCGCCGAGAGCGCCGATCCGGTCGTCGCCAACACGCTCGACTTCGGCGACGGCACGGTCGTGAACGCGGCCGAGGCGCCCCAGTCCTCGTACTCCCACGACTACGCCCGGGCCGGCACGTACACGGTGACCCGTACGATCACGGACGACAAGGGCCGTACGGGCACGGTCTCGCGCTCCGTCACCGTCGGCAGCAGCTATGTGCCGCTGTACTACCCCACGAGGTACCTCGACACCCGCACCGGTCAGGGCGCTCCGGTCGGCCAGCTCGGCCCGCGCGGCGTGCTGAAGCTCCAGGTCACCGGTGTCAACGGTGTCACCGGGGTACCGACCGACCGCCCCGTCACCGCGGTGATGCTCAACCTGACGGTCACCAATGCCACCGAGCCCACGCACGTCACCGCCTTCGCGGGTGGGGAGGTGCCGACGGCGTCCAACGTGAACGCCGTGCCGGGCCGGGACGTCGCGAACGCCGTACTGGTGCCGCTGGCCGAGGACGGCAGCGTCTCGTTCTACAACAATGCCGGGGAGGCCGACCTGGTGGTCGACATCCTGGGCTACTACACCCCCGAACCGAGGAGCGCCTCGGTGCGGCTGGGCACGACCCGGAACGCCGTCCGTGTCCTCGACACCCGCACCGGGACCGGCGGTCACCCCCGGCCGCTGGCGGCGGGCGAGCTGATGACCACCAAGGTGCACGGTCCGGGGCTCCTCCCCACCGACGCCCGGATCGCGGTCGTCAACCTCACTGCCACCGAGGGCACCGCGAGCAGCTACATCACGGTCGCGCCGGCCAATGCCCACCCGACGACGTCCAGCCTCAACTTCGCCGTGGGGCAGACCGTCGCCAACCACCTGTCCGCACCGGTCAACGCCAACGGCACCATCACGTACTACAACCACGTCGGCGAGGTGAACCTGCTGACCGACATCCAGGGCTACTACGCGAGCGCCATTTCGAACGCCGACGTCAAGCCGGTCGTCGTCACCGCGCCGACCCGGGTGGTGGACACCCGGGTCTCCCACGGGGCGCTGGGGGAGCGGGAGACCCTCAAGGTGAAGGTCAAGGGCGTGGGCGGTGTGCCCGACGGCGTCTCGGCGGTCATGGTCAACCTGACCGCGACCAACGCCACCCAGGACAGCTGGCTGAAGGTCTCCATGCCGGGCAGTGACTGGACCGACGCCTCGAACGTCAATGTCACCCCCGGTGCCACCGTGCCCAACGTCGCGCTGGTGCCGGTGGATTCCGAAGGCTTCATCGAGGTGTACAACAACGCGGGATCGACGGATGTGGTCGTCGACCTCCAGGGCTACACGGCGTAG
- a CDS encoding MFS transporter, translated as MAVDAGIRRTGRSAVLGERDFRWFFVGYATSLVGSSMAPVAVAFAVLGSGGGGTELGWVMAARILPIVLVMLFGGVVADRLGSRRVMLAADVLRCAVQGAFAVLLLTGHARLWAMVALVAVWGLGEGVFLPSLGALVPALVRDEERRPDANTLLGLARSVSTVAGPALAGVITAGYGPGAVLAIDAVTYGVGALALARLSVAPPGAAGKAGKAGKAGKAGKAGREAGAADREHSTVADLRNGWSAFRSRRWLWVTTVQMGLFNLLVWAPFLVLGPLTAQRELGGARAWGLVMGVYGVGAVLAGLLMLGRRPGRPLAVATVATLGWALPSASLAAGLPLGWTVAAALVAGAGSAVCGSLYESTMQRWVPAEVLARVTAFGGLGAFVLGPLGLAAAGPLADRVGAAAVLAFGAGWQLLAAAVVLGVRAVRCRGWDGEPGADAGPVERVRSAAGAG; from the coding sequence ATGGCAGTGGATGCGGGAATCCGCCGCACGGGCCGGTCGGCCGTGCTGGGCGAACGCGACTTCAGGTGGTTCTTCGTCGGCTACGCGACCTCGCTGGTCGGCTCCTCCATGGCGCCCGTGGCGGTGGCCTTCGCGGTGCTCGGCAGCGGGGGCGGCGGGACGGAGCTGGGCTGGGTGATGGCCGCCCGGATCCTGCCGATCGTGCTGGTGATGCTGTTCGGCGGGGTGGTGGCCGACCGGCTGGGCAGCCGCCGGGTGATGCTCGCCGCCGACGTGCTGCGCTGCGCGGTGCAGGGTGCCTTCGCGGTGCTGCTGCTCACCGGGCACGCGCGGCTCTGGGCGATGGTGGCGCTGGTCGCCGTCTGGGGCCTGGGCGAGGGGGTGTTCCTGCCCTCGCTGGGTGCGCTGGTGCCCGCGCTGGTCCGTGACGAGGAGCGGCGGCCGGACGCCAACACCTTGCTGGGGCTGGCGCGTTCGGTGTCGACGGTGGCCGGCCCGGCGCTCGCGGGCGTGATCACGGCGGGATACGGGCCGGGGGCGGTGCTGGCGATCGACGCGGTGACGTACGGGGTCGGCGCGCTCGCGCTGGCCCGGCTGTCCGTCGCTCCGCCGGGCGCAGCGGGGAAGGCGGGGAAGGCAGGGAAGGCGGGGAAGGCGGGGAAAGCGGGGAGGGAGGCCGGGGCGGCCGACCGCGAGCACTCGACGGTCGCCGATCTCCGCAACGGCTGGAGCGCGTTCCGTTCCCGGCGCTGGCTCTGGGTGACCACCGTGCAGATGGGGCTGTTCAACCTGCTGGTCTGGGCGCCCTTCCTGGTGCTCGGCCCGCTCACCGCGCAGCGGGAGCTGGGCGGCGCGCGGGCCTGGGGCCTGGTGATGGGCGTGTACGGGGTCGGGGCGGTGCTGGCCGGGCTGCTGATGCTCGGGCGCCGGCCCGGGCGGCCGCTGGCGGTGGCGACGGTGGCGACCCTCGGCTGGGCGCTGCCCTCGGCCTCGCTCGCGGCGGGGCTGCCGCTGGGCTGGACGGTCGCGGCGGCGCTGGTGGCGGGGGCCGGTTCGGCGGTCTGCGGCTCGCTGTACGAGTCCACGATGCAGCGCTGGGTGCCGGCCGAGGTGCTGGCGCGGGTGACGGCGTTCGGTGGGCTGGGCGCCTTCGTACTGGGGCCGCTGGGTCTGGCGGCGGCCGGCCCGCTGGCCGACCGGGTGGGGGCGGCCGCCGTGCTGGCCTTCGGCGCGGGGTGGCAGCTGCTGGCCGCGGCGGTGGTGCTGGGGGTGCGCGCCGTGCGCTGCCGGGGCTGGGACGGGGAGCCGGGGGCGGACGCGGGGCCGGTGGAGAGGGTCCGGTCGGCGGCGGGTGCCGGGTGA
- a CDS encoding methylated-DNA--[protein]-cysteine S-methyltransferase: MAGSTATPLSWLTVETPLPSGPLHIGVTARGVAAVGYLGREGELPRCTDESKIAAVTGRVGEYLAGRRRELELPIDWSLSTGPHREVLRTLFHGVPYGRTITYGELASRSGVFAGVEEPGLAARTVGQMMAANPVALLVPCHRVVAADGIGGFGGGRVGIDVKRWLLTLEGVLEPTLDWNGPL; the protein is encoded by the coding sequence GTGGCGGGGAGTACGGCGACGCCGTTGTCCTGGTTGACGGTGGAGACGCCGCTGCCGAGCGGGCCGCTGCACATCGGGGTCACCGCGCGGGGCGTGGCGGCGGTCGGCTACCTCGGGCGGGAGGGCGAACTGCCCCGCTGCACCGACGAGTCGAAGATCGCCGCGGTCACCGGCCGGGTCGGCGAGTACCTGGCGGGCCGGCGGCGGGAGCTGGAGCTGCCGATCGACTGGAGCCTGAGCACCGGCCCGCACCGGGAGGTGCTGCGGACCCTGTTCCACGGGGTGCCGTACGGGCGGACCATCACCTACGGCGAACTGGCCTCCCGTAGCGGGGTGTTCGCCGGGGTCGAGGAGCCCGGCCTGGCGGCCAGGACGGTCGGGCAGATGATGGCCGCCAATCCCGTCGCGCTGCTGGTGCCCTGCCACCGGGTGGTGGCGGCGGACGGGATCGGCGGTTTCGGCGGCGGCCGGGTCGGGATCGACGTCAAGCGCTGGCTGCTGACCCTGGAAGGGGTGCTGGAGCCGACGCTCGACTGGAACGGGCCGCTGTAG
- a CDS encoding ATP-grasp domain-containing protein, translated as MSAPVTVWLNRTYAENVFFIEQLHAAPRAVRVHATHVDPDSPVLAAADTAGLEPADLTPDAYVAYALDHCARHRVDVFVPRLHQLAISLHRHEFEAVGTALACPPATAIAAFDSKADGYAAIAAAGLPTPPWWLVRTAEELVGAVDLIEAAGLTACLKPASGAGGEGFRVLTREAFGLHRLAGWDSRVQVDQVAAALDRAAGETPGTLADLLVMPYLDGPEVSVDCLADLDGTLLAGVGRSKHHRRRSFTTEPRYLEPARRVVEATGMSYLSNVQFRHLHGEPVVIDVNTRPSGGLHQLRLCGLNLPWNAVQLALGERPDTDWTGDPTGIEYTLVSGIQPVLPRRLPPFVPAGRPAGELVH; from the coding sequence TTGAGCGCCCCCGTCACCGTCTGGCTCAACCGCACGTACGCCGAGAACGTGTTCTTCATCGAACAGCTGCACGCCGCCCCCCGCGCGGTCCGGGTCCACGCGACCCACGTCGATCCCGACTCCCCCGTGCTCGCCGCCGCCGACACCGCCGGCCTGGAACCCGCCGACCTCACCCCCGACGCCTACGTCGCCTACGCCCTCGACCACTGCGCCCGCCACCGCGTCGACGTGTTCGTGCCCCGGCTGCACCAGCTCGCGATATCGCTGCACCGGCACGAGTTCGAGGCCGTCGGCACCGCCCTCGCCTGCCCGCCGGCCACCGCGATCGCCGCCTTCGACAGCAAGGCCGACGGCTACGCGGCGATCGCCGCCGCCGGACTTCCCACCCCGCCCTGGTGGCTGGTGCGCACCGCCGAGGAGCTGGTCGGCGCCGTCGACCTGATCGAGGCGGCCGGTCTCACCGCCTGTCTCAAGCCCGCCTCCGGCGCCGGCGGGGAGGGCTTCCGGGTGCTCACCCGCGAGGCCTTCGGACTCCACCGGCTGGCCGGCTGGGACAGCCGCGTCCAGGTGGACCAGGTGGCCGCCGCGCTCGACCGGGCGGCCGGCGAGACCCCCGGCACCCTCGCCGACCTGCTGGTCATGCCCTACCTCGACGGCCCCGAGGTGTCCGTGGACTGCCTCGCCGACCTGGACGGCACCCTTCTGGCCGGCGTCGGCCGCAGCAAGCACCACCGCCGCCGCAGTTTCACCACCGAGCCGCGGTACCTCGAACCGGCCCGCCGGGTGGTCGAGGCCACCGGCATGTCCTACCTCTCCAATGTGCAGTTCCGGCACCTGCACGGGGAGCCGGTGGTCATCGACGTCAACACCCGCCCCTCCGGCGGACTGCACCAGCTGCGCCTGTGCGGGCTCAACCTCCCCTGGAACGCGGTGCAGTTGGCGCTCGGCGAACGCCCGGACACCGACTGGACCGGGGATCCGACGGGCATCGAGTACACCCTGGTGTCCGGCATCCAGCCGGTCCTGCCGCGCCGGCTGCCGCCGTTCGTCCCGGCCGGGCGGCCGGCCGGCGAGCTGGTGCACTGA
- a CDS encoding family 2B encapsulin nanocompartment shell protein, translating to MSTETNVGIPAPGGEAQTRDQQSLATAAARNLATTTKSAPQMQEISPRWLLRTLPWVQVSGGTYRVNRRLRHAVGRGRVSFDRTGSQARILPQTLREVPVLRGFPDDAVLEELAGRFVQREFSAGEVLVAAGAPIDEVFIIAYGKLNRLGTGKYGEETVVGTLADGDHLGDEAVRQEGGDWSYTVRAATAGTVLSLRWADFQQLVDRSDALQLQIMEYLEGFQQPQNKHGEAAIGLSAGHHGEYELPTAFVDYELRPREYELSVAQTVLKVHSRVADLYNQPMNQTEHQLRLTVEALRERQEHELINNPEFGLLRNADHEQRIQTHSGPPTPDDMDELLSRRRGTKLFLAHPRAIAAIGREWNRRGLYPDTVELQGRQVLGWRGVPLLPCNKIPIVNGSTTSVLAMRTGEQNQGVIGLHQTGIPDEVEPSLSVRFMGIDEKAIISYLVSAYYSAAILVPDAVGVLENVDIAHRQD from the coding sequence ATGTCGACCGAAACCAACGTCGGTATTCCTGCACCGGGCGGTGAAGCGCAGACCCGCGACCAGCAGAGTCTCGCGACCGCGGCCGCGCGCAACCTGGCGACGACGACCAAGTCCGCGCCGCAGATGCAGGAGATCAGCCCCCGTTGGCTGCTCAGGACGCTGCCCTGGGTCCAGGTCTCGGGCGGCACCTACCGGGTCAACCGCCGGCTGCGCCACGCCGTCGGCCGCGGCCGGGTGAGTTTCGACCGCACGGGCAGCCAGGCCCGGATCCTGCCCCAGACCCTGCGCGAGGTGCCGGTCCTGCGGGGCTTCCCGGACGACGCGGTGCTGGAGGAGCTGGCCGGGCGCTTCGTCCAACGCGAGTTCTCCGCGGGTGAGGTCCTGGTCGCCGCCGGAGCGCCGATCGACGAGGTCTTCATCATCGCGTACGGCAAGCTCAACCGGTTGGGAACGGGCAAGTACGGCGAGGAGACCGTGGTCGGCACCCTGGCCGACGGCGACCACCTCGGCGACGAGGCGGTCCGGCAGGAGGGCGGCGACTGGTCGTACACCGTCCGGGCGGCCACCGCCGGCACCGTGCTGTCGCTGCGCTGGGCCGACTTCCAGCAGCTCGTCGACCGCTCCGACGCCCTCCAGCTGCAGATCATGGAGTACCTGGAAGGCTTCCAGCAGCCGCAGAACAAGCACGGCGAGGCCGCGATCGGCCTCTCGGCCGGCCACCACGGCGAGTACGAACTCCCCACCGCCTTCGTGGACTACGAGCTCAGGCCGCGCGAGTACGAGCTCAGCGTCGCCCAGACGGTGCTCAAGGTGCACTCCCGGGTCGCCGACCTCTACAACCAGCCGATGAACCAGACCGAGCACCAGCTCCGGCTGACCGTCGAGGCGCTGCGCGAGCGCCAGGAGCACGAGCTGATCAACAACCCGGAGTTCGGCCTGCTCCGGAACGCCGACCACGAGCAGCGGATCCAGACCCACTCCGGCCCGCCCACCCCGGACGACATGGACGAGCTGCTGAGCCGCCGCCGGGGCACCAAGCTCTTCCTGGCCCACCCGAGGGCCATCGCCGCCATCGGCCGCGAGTGGAACCGGCGCGGCCTGTACCCGGACACCGTCGAGCTGCAGGGCCGACAGGTCCTCGGCTGGCGCGGAGTTCCGCTCCTCCCGTGCAACAAGATCCCGATCGTCAACGGCAGCACCACCTCGGTCCTCGCGATGCGCACCGGCGAGCAGAACCAGGGTGTCATCGGTCTGCACCAGACCGGAATTCCGGATGAAGTCGAGCCGAGCCTTTCGGTGCGATTCATGGGAATCGACGAGAAGGCCATCATTTCCTATCTGGTGAGCGCCTACTACTCGGCCGCGATCCTGGTGCCGGACGCCGTCGGCGTGCTCGAGAACGTCGACATCGCCCACCGCCAGGACTGA
- a CDS encoding family 2 encapsulin nanocompartment cargo protein polyprenyl transferase, with protein sequence MGMFTLERDHREGHEARDVLARTRTLVDPVLRAAVDSLPGTMRRVAGYHFGWWEADGSPSAAPSGKAIRPALVLAATQALGGDPAKATAAAAAVELVHNFTLLHDDIIDRDETRRHRPTAWLVFGTTEAILAGDAMHSLALRLLAEDGHAVAGDAVRRLADCVVELCEGQQIDCAFEQRSDVSLTECLAMAEAKTGALLGAACAMGARYGGGSAEAAQALDGFGREIGLAFQLIDDLIGIWGDPEVTGKPVGADLLVRKKSLPVVAALRSGTPDGDRLAELYALERQLTAEELASCAAAVEGAGGRAWAQGESCERMAAAMSQLALAVPEPSAADELLALAELVTRRTH encoded by the coding sequence ATGGGAATGTTCACGCTGGAGCGCGACCATCGTGAGGGGCACGAGGCGCGGGACGTCCTCGCGCGCACCCGCACCCTGGTCGACCCGGTACTGCGGGCCGCCGTGGACTCGCTGCCCGGCACCATGCGCCGGGTGGCCGGCTACCACTTCGGCTGGTGGGAGGCGGACGGCTCGCCGTCGGCCGCACCCTCCGGGAAGGCCATCCGGCCCGCCCTGGTGCTCGCCGCCACCCAGGCCCTCGGCGGGGACCCGGCCAAGGCCACCGCCGCCGCGGCCGCCGTCGAGCTGGTGCACAACTTCACGCTGCTGCACGACGACATCATCGACCGGGACGAGACCAGGCGGCACCGCCCCACCGCCTGGCTGGTGTTCGGCACCACCGAGGCGATCCTGGCCGGCGACGCGATGCACTCGCTGGCCCTGCGCCTGCTGGCGGAGGACGGCCACGCGGTGGCGGGCGACGCCGTCCGCCGGCTGGCCGACTGCGTGGTGGAGCTGTGCGAGGGCCAGCAGATCGACTGCGCCTTCGAGCAGCGCAGCGACGTCTCGCTGACCGAGTGCCTGGCGATGGCCGAGGCCAAGACCGGCGCCCTGCTCGGCGCCGCCTGCGCGATGGGCGCCCGCTACGGGGGCGGCTCCGCGGAGGCCGCGCAGGCGCTGGACGGCTTCGGCCGGGAGATCGGTCTGGCCTTCCAGCTGATCGACGACCTGATCGGCATCTGGGGGGACCCGGAGGTCACCGGCAAGCCGGTCGGCGCGGACCTCCTGGTCCGCAAGAAGTCGCTGCCGGTGGTCGCCGCGCTCCGCTCCGGGACGCCCGACGGGGACCGGCTGGCGGAGCTGTACGCGCTGGAACGGCAGCTGACCGCCGAGGAGTTGGCGAGCTGCGCGGCCGCCGTCGAGGGTGCGGGCGGGCGGGCCTGGGCCCAGGGCGAGTCCTGCGAGCGGATGGCGGCGGCGATGTCCCAACTGGCGCTCGCGGTGCCCGAGCCCTCGGCGGCCGACGAACTGCTCGCGCTCGCCGAGCTGGTCACCCGCCGGACGCACTGA